In the Manis javanica isolate MJ-LG chromosome 12, MJ_LKY, whole genome shotgun sequence genome, one interval contains:
- the LOC140844724 gene encoding olfactory receptor 9S13-like: MPPHRNGSLSVVPLQEFVLEGFEGGRETQALLFAVFLALYVVAVLGNLSMIVLISLDARLHSPMYFFLKSLSFLDLCYSSVTAPNALANFLSPSKAITFEGCAAQFFFLSLFATTETLLLAVMAYDRFMAICSPLLYPVTMCPSACTLLVLGTYCGGCLNAIVQTSSTFRLRLCANHIDHFFCDVPPLLQLACTNTALNELLLFGICGLIIVGTTLVVLISYGYITVTILRMRSAAGRHKVFSTCGSHMTAVSLFYGTVFVMYAQPGAVESMRQGKVVSVFYTLVIPMLNPLIYSL; encoded by the coding sequence ATGCCACCCCACAGAAATGGAAGCCTCTCAGTGGTGCCCCTGCAGGAGTTTGTGCTGGAGGGGTTTGAGGGTGGCCGGGAGACCCAGGCCCTGCTCTTTGCTGTGTTCCTGGCGCTGTACGTGGTGGCCGTGCTGGGGAACCTCAGCATGATCGTGCTCATCAGCCTGGACGCCCGACTGCACTCCccaatgtacttcttcctcaAGAGCCTCTCCTTCCTGGACCTGTGCTACTCATCTGTCACCGCCCCCAACGCCCTGGCCAACTTCCTCTCCCCGTCCAAGGCCATCACCTTTGAGGGCTGTGCCGCCCAGttcttcttcctctccctgtTTGCTACTACAGAGACTCTCCTCTTGgcagtgatggcctatgaccgcttcATGGCCATCTGCAGCCCCCTGCTCTACCCCGTCACCATGTGCCCCTCGGCCTGCACCCTCCTGGTGCTGGGCACCTACTGTGGGGGCTGCCTCAACGCCATCGTGCAGACCAGCTCCACCTTCCGCCTCCGGTTATGCGCCAACCACATCGACCACTTCTTCTGCGACGTGCCCCCCCTGCTGCAGCTCGCCTGCACCAACACAGCCCTCAACGAGCTCCTCTTGTTTGGCATCTGTGGGCTCATCATCGTGGGCACCACACTCGTGGTCCTCATCTCCTACGGCTACATCACAGTGACCATCCTGAGGATGCGCTCGGCAGCCGGGAGACACAAGGTCTTCTCCACCTGCGGCTCCCACATGACGGCCGTGTCCCTCTTTTATGGGACCGTCTTTGTCATGTATGCCCAGCCGGGAGCTGTGGAGTCCATGAGGCAGGGCAAGGTGGTGTCTGTCTTCTACACCCTGGTCATCCCGATGCTCAACCCCCTCATCTACAGTCTGTGA
- the LOC140844723 gene encoding olfactory receptor 9S13-like, translating to MPPHRNGSLSVVPLQEFVLEGFEGGRETQALLFAVFLALYVVAVLGNLSMIVLISLDARLHSPMYFFLKNLSFLDLCYSSVIAPNALANFLSPSKAITFEGCAAQLFFFSLLVTTEGFLLSVMAYDRFVAICSPLLYPVTMCPSACTRLVLGTYCGGCLNAIVQTSSTFRLPFCANHIDHFFCDVPPLLQLACTNTALNELLLFGICGLIIVGTTLVVLISYGYITVTILRMRSAAGRHKVFSTCGSHMTAVSLFYGTVFVMYAQPGAVESMRQGKVVSVFYTLVIPMLNPLIYSLRNKDVQEALRRLSQKLTVM from the coding sequence ATGCCACCCCACAGAAATGGAAGCCTCTCAGTGGTGCCCCTGCAGGAGTTTGTGCTGGAGGGGTTTGAGGGTGGCCGGGAGACCCAGGCCCTGCTCTTTGCTGTGTTCCTGGCGCTGTACGTGGTGGCCGTGCTGGGGAACCTCAGCATGATCGTGCTCATCAGCCTGGACGCCCGACTGCACTCCccaatgtacttcttcctcaAGAACCTCTCCTTCCTGGACCTGTGCTACTCATCTGTCATCGCCCCCAACGCCCTGGCCAACTTCCTCTCCCCGTCCAAGGCCATCACCTTTGAGGGCTGTGCCGCCCAACTTTTCTTCTTCTCCCTGCTGGTCACCACTGAGGGCTTCCTCCTGAGTgtcatggcctatgaccgcttcGTGGCCATCTGCAGCCCCCTGCTCTACCCCGTCACCATGTGCCCCTCGGCCTGCACCCGCCTGGTGCTGGGCACCTACTGTGGGGGCTGCCTCAACGCCATCGTGCAGACCAGCTCCACCTTCCGCCTCCCGTTCTGCGCCAACCACATCGACCACTTCTTCTGCGACGTGCCCCCCCTGCTGCAGCTCGCCTGCACCAACACAGCCCTCAACGAGCTCCTCTTGTTTGGCATCTGTGGGCTCATCATCGTGGGCACCACACTCGTGGTCCTCATCTCCTACGGCTACATCACAGTGACCATCCTGAGGATGCGCTCGGCAGCCGGGAGACACAAGGTCTTCTCCACCTGCGGCTCCCACATGACGGCCGTGTCCCTCTTTTATGGGACCGTCTTTGTCATGTATGCCCAGCCGGGAGCTGTGGAGTCCATGAGGCAGGGCAAGGTGGTGTCTGTCTTCTACACCCTGGTCATCCCGATGCTCAACCCCCTCATCTACAGTCTGCGAAACAAGGACGTGCAGGAGGCCCTGCGGAGGCTGAGCCAGAAACTCACGGTCATGTGA